Within Deinococcus actinosclerus, the genomic segment ACGAAGGCGAGGCACTGGCCCGCGCGCACCTGAGCTGACGCGGCGTCAGTGTCAGCGGGTCTCCATGTGTTCGGGGGCCGCGCCGAACCCGGGGAAGAGGTCAGCCAGCACCCCGTACCCGTCCGGAGCGCGTCCGCCGGGTTCCTGAAGGCGCACCTCCCAGGTCTCGTCGCTGAACCCGCTCAGGCGGCGCACCGTCACCTGGCCCGTTTCCAGGCGGCGCAGGTACTCGCGCAGGAAGGTGTCGAGATTGGGCGCCAGCACGTACCGGTGCTCCTCGTCGCGGCCGGTCGTGATGACCTGCCCAACCAGCCCGGCGGGACCAGGATTCAGGTCGATCGCCACGTGGTTCCCGCCCCCGTCGTGCAGGAACGGCAGCCAGTTACCCGTGGCGTACAGGGGGCGGATCGCGCCGGGTGGGTGCGACACGATGTCCTCATCCAGGTCGGTCAGGCGGTCGGCAGCGAGTTCCGCCCATGCCACTCGGTTGAATTCCAGGTGCTCCAGGCTCAGGAACTCCAGGCCGAACAGGTCGCCGCCGTCATGCCAGCGGTACAGGGCGCGCAGGGCCGGAGGGAGAGTCACGCCCTGCCGCGCCTCGACAGCGTCCAGCGAGGCGTCTGTCACGCCGGGGCGCAGCGTGGCGTGGTGCAGCGGCACCTCACGCGCCACCCAGGCGTCTAGGCGGGCGAGCACTTCGGGAAGGGGCAGGTTCACGGGCGTCACGCGGCGCACCTCCAACGGCGGCGGGTGGACCGCCCAGACACCCGTCGCAGCGTACAGGACTGCCGGGACGATCAGCAGGGGCAGCAGCCAGCGCCACATGCCCCCAGCGTGACACGGCAGGTCGCAGCACGCCGCCTCAACCCTTCCAGGCAGGCACCCCATCCCCGTACTGCGCGTGGGCGTCGCAGCGGGAACGCAGGACGCACGCGCCGCACTTCGGGTCGTACCACGAGCAGACCCGCTGGCCGTGCCGGAGAAGGTTCACGTGCAGTTCGTACAGGAACACCGGGTCGGGCGGCAGGAGCTTCAGGAGGGCGCGGTGCGCGGCCTGTTCACCCATCTTCGGGATGGCGCCCACGCGGGTCGTGACGCGGTGCACGTGTGTGTCCACCGGGAAGACCGGGCGGGCGAAATTGAACAGCAGCACCAGACTGGCGGTCTTGATGCCCACGCCGGGCAGGTCGGTCAGGAACTTCAGGGCGTCCTTCACCGGCAGGTCGCGCAGGAAGTTCAGGTCGTACCCGCCGGGCGAGTCGCGCAGCGCGGCCAGGGTCGCCTGGATGCGGGGGGCCTTGCTCTCGGGGTAGTTGCTGCGGCGGATGGCGTGCGCCACGGTCTCCACAGGCGCGGCGATGATGGCGTCCCAGTCGCCCAGCGTCCGCAGTTCCCGGTACGCGGCTTCCTCGTCGGCGTGCGTGGTGCGCTGCGAGAGGATGGTGCTGATCAGCTCGTGCAGCGGTTCCCGCCGGGGCTTCAGGGGCCGCTCGCCGTACTCGGGGCGCAGCGTGTCCTTGATCCACACGAGCAGCGCGGCCCGCTCGTCATCCGGGCGGGCCACGTTCAGGGGGGTCGGGTCGGTCACAGCCTCAGGACTGGCCGGGCGTGCTGTCGCTCTCCACCTCGTCCCGGCCACCCTCGGCAGGTTCGGGTTTCGCGGCCGGGTCAATGTTCGGGTCCTTGCCCTTCGCCTCGTCGGGAATGGCGTGGCTCTGGCCCTCGGCGGGGCTGCTGTTGGCGGGGTCGTACCCGGTCTTCTGCTCGTCGGTCATGCCCTCAGCTTGCGCCGTTCCGGCCGGCGGGAAGATGCGAGGCGCCTCAGGAGCCCTTCATGCGAGAGGAGGCGACCCCGACTGGCCGGCCGCCTCCCCTCCCCCAAGCAGATTTACATCGCTTCGAGCATGAGCCGGTCGGGATTTTCGAGCAGGCGGATGACTTCCTTGCAGAAGCGCGCGGCTTCCGCGCCGTCCACGAGGCGGTGGTCGAAGGACAGGCTGAGGTACATCATGTGCGCCACGACGATGTTGTCGTACTCGTCCACGATGGGCCGCTTCTGGATGGAGTGGATGCCGAGGATGGCGGCGTCGGGCACGTTGATGATCGGGAAGGAGAACAGCGCGCCGATCGAGCCGATGTTCGTGACGCTGAAGGTGCTGCCCGCCAGTTCGTCCGCCTGGAGTTTGCCGCCCTGGGCGCGCACGGCGAGGTCGCTGACTTCCCGGGCGAGGTCGAAGACGCTCTTGTGGTTCACGTCCTTCAGGACGGGCACGGTCAGGCCCGCGTCGGTGGCGACGGCCATGCCGATGTTGTAGTAGCGCTTCTGGACGATCTCCTGGGTGGCCTCGTCGAAGCTGGTGTTCAGGCTGGGGAACTTCCGCAGCGCGACGGCGACGGCCTTGAAGATGAACGGCAGGTACGACAGTTTCACGCCGGCAGCGGCGGCGTCGTCCTTGACGCGCGCGCGGAACTCGACGAGCTTGCTGAGGTTCACCTCGTCCACGGTCAGGGTGCGCACCGTGTACAGGTGGCTGGCCTGCATCTGGTTGCTGATGGCGCGGCGCATGCCCCGCAGCGGCACGCGGTCCTCGAGGTGCTCGTAGCCCTTGGGCGTGCGGTACTGCACGGGCGCGACGGGCATCCCGCCCGCAGCGGGGGCCTTCGCGGCGGGGGCGGGCTGGGCCGCCTGTGC encodes:
- a CDS encoding endonuclease III domain-containing protein — translated: MTDPTPLNVARPDDERAALLVWIKDTLRPEYGERPLKPRREPLHELISTILSQRTTHADEEAAYRELRTLGDWDAIIAAPVETVAHAIRRSNYPESKAPRIQATLAALRDSPGGYDLNFLRDLPVKDALKFLTDLPGVGIKTASLVLLFNFARPVFPVDTHVHRVTTRVGAIPKMGEQAAHRALLKLLPPDPVFLYELHVNLLRHGQRVCSWYDPKCGACVLRSRCDAHAQYGDGVPAWKG
- a CDS encoding dihydrolipoamide acetyltransferase family protein yields the protein MKEVLLPELAESVVEGEILKWLVQEGDTIALEQPLCEVMTDKVTVELPSPVAGVLSKRLAGEGDVVAVHAAIALIDETGGAGTVPATQAIQDNAANPGAAEPQLPAQAQEEREQIGGSIVEAGHLQKGADDDSTSLFKAFSSDEKVQVQGLGARQPVAPAAPTQPTRADGRVLAVPAARQLARELNLDLTQVRGSGPNGRIRVSDVLAHQGINQGQAAPMQTAPAQTAAPAQAPAQAAQPAPAAKAPAAGGMPVAPVQYRTPKGYEHLEDRVPLRGMRRAISNQMQASHLYTVRTLTVDEVNLSKLVEFRARVKDDAAAAGVKLSYLPFIFKAVAVALRKFPSLNTSFDEATQEIVQKRYYNIGMAVATDAGLTVPVLKDVNHKSVFDLAREVSDLAVRAQGGKLQADELAGSTFSVTNIGSIGALFSFPIINVPDAAILGIHSIQKRPIVDEYDNIVVAHMMYLSLSFDHRLVDGAEAARFCKEVIRLLENPDRLMLEAM
- a CDS encoding SMI1/KNR4 family protein, whose translation is MWRWLLPLLIVPAVLYAATGVWAVHPPPLEVRRVTPVNLPLPEVLARLDAWVAREVPLHHATLRPGVTDASLDAVEARQGVTLPPALRALYRWHDGGDLFGLEFLSLEHLEFNRVAWAELAADRLTDLDEDIVSHPPGAIRPLYATGNWLPFLHDGGGNHVAIDLNPGPAGLVGQVITTGRDEEHRYVLAPNLDTFLREYLRRLETGQVTVRRLSGFSDETWEVRLQEPGGRAPDGYGVLADLFPGFGAAPEHMETR